In Ectothiorhodospira sp. BSL-9, a single window of DNA contains:
- a CDS encoding glycosyltransferase family 39 protein, which translates to MSRFADPLSPDLDQLSLRWLWVLFLAALFTGFFYNLHGFALFDLDEGAFSEATRNMLERGDFLATYLFGEPRYDKPILIYWLQALSVSALGLNEFALRLPSALASAGWMLLIWAFTRRVLDHPTALAAGIIGATTIGIVIVGRGAIADAALNLFIAGAMFAIFLHFREGGNRWVYLAFVCMGLGFLTKGPVAVVIPLAVSLIFYVLKGRWRDWLRAAFNPLGIVLFLLLVLPWYLAITWREGPGFLLGFFLEHNLQRFLEPMESHSGPLYYYLPVLLVVMLPYTTVMLRSFVELKDRFRDDLQGYLLLWFLFVLALFSLASTKLPHYIFYGITPLFILMAMHLDAVRSRFLLFLPPALLFGALLALPELVGLIKPHVDDDFILALLSDYQQHFGPLWHAFFAIATVAAVFFMFDRRMARAWRIFLLGLVMNVGVAGLLLPAAAGLQQAPIKEAGLAARDLPDTVVMWRLHNPSFNIYAQRSVERREPEVGEVAVTKQDSLERLEDYEILFSQRGVVLVRVLAW; encoded by the coding sequence ATGTCCCGCTTTGCCGACCCCCTGAGTCCCGATCTGGATCAACTCTCACTGCGCTGGCTGTGGGTGCTGTTCCTGGCCGCCCTGTTCACGGGCTTTTTCTACAACCTGCATGGCTTCGCCCTGTTCGATCTGGACGAAGGCGCCTTCAGCGAGGCCACCCGGAACATGCTGGAGCGCGGGGATTTCCTGGCCACCTACCTGTTCGGCGAGCCGCGCTATGATAAGCCGATACTGATCTACTGGCTACAGGCCCTGAGCGTGAGCGCCCTGGGGCTGAATGAATTCGCCCTGCGACTACCCTCGGCCCTGGCCTCGGCTGGCTGGATGCTGCTCATCTGGGCCTTCACCCGTCGCGTACTGGACCACCCTACGGCGCTGGCTGCCGGCATCATCGGTGCCACCACCATCGGTATCGTCATTGTGGGTCGCGGTGCCATCGCCGACGCCGCCCTGAACCTGTTCATCGCCGGTGCCATGTTCGCCATCTTTCTGCACTTCCGGGAGGGGGGCAACCGCTGGGTATACCTGGCCTTCGTCTGCATGGGCCTGGGCTTTCTCACCAAGGGGCCGGTGGCGGTGGTCATCCCGCTGGCGGTCAGCCTGATCTTCTATGTGCTCAAGGGGCGCTGGCGCGACTGGCTCAGAGCCGCCTTCAACCCCCTGGGCATCGTCCTGTTCCTGCTGCTGGTGCTGCCCTGGTATCTGGCCATCACCTGGCGGGAGGGGCCAGGTTTCCTGTTGGGATTCTTCCTGGAGCACAACCTGCAACGCTTCCTGGAGCCCATGGAGAGCCATAGCGGGCCCCTCTATTACTACCTGCCGGTGCTGCTGGTGGTGATGCTCCCCTACACCACGGTGATGCTGCGCAGCTTTGTGGAACTCAAGGACCGGTTCCGGGATGATCTGCAGGGCTATCTGCTGCTGTGGTTCCTGTTCGTGCTGGCCCTGTTCTCCCTGGCCAGCACCAAGCTGCCCCACTACATCTTCTACGGCATCACGCCCCTGTTCATCCTCATGGCCATGCACCTGGATGCGGTGCGCAGCCGCTTCCTGCTGTTCCTGCCCCCTGCCCTGCTGTTTGGCGCGCTACTGGCCCTGCCGGAGCTGGTGGGGCTGATCAAGCCCCATGTGGACGATGACTTCATCCTGGCCCTGCTCAGTGATTACCAGCAGCATTTCGGCCCCCTGTGGCATGCCTTCTTTGCCATTGCCACGGTGGCCGCAGTGTTCTTCATGTTCGACCGGCGCATGGCCCGGGCCTGGCGGATCTTCCTGCTGGGGCTGGTGATGAACGTGGGCGTGGCCGGCCTGCTGCTCCCGGCAGCCGCCGGCCTGCAACAGGCTCCCATCAAGGAGGCAGGCCTGGCGGCCCGCGACCTGCCCGATACGGTGGTCATGTGGCGCCTGCACAACCCCAGCTTCAACATCTACGCACAGCGCAGCGTGGAGCGCCGAGAACCCGAGGTGGGGGAAGTGGCCGTCACCAAGCAGGACTCCCTGGAGCGGCTGGAGGACTACGAGATCCTGTTCTCACAACGCGGGGTGGTGCTGGTGAGGGTGCTGGCCTGGTGA
- a CDS encoding lysylphosphatidylglycerol synthase transmembrane domain-containing protein produces the protein MPHLKLLISIAIFGAFVVFVELAYGWSRVLAPWVELSWGLVIVAALLTGVTYALRTLRLYDYYRPVMTGRFGACLRLTLTHNLLNNLLPMRTGELSFPLLMARYFQVPPLNSVPVLLWFRLMDLHTLGFFALLALGSHALGVGPALALSLMWLATLPLIRRMAPFLMARIEPWEDHRLASLMLRALQALPESPRAFWRAWGWTMGNWVVKLAVFVWVLALFLEAPAAALWLAVIAGDLTSVLPVHGVAGAGTYEAGVMAALLPFGVPAQDALAAAINLHLFLLGSTLVAGALVPWLPATRGET, from the coding sequence ATGCCTCACCTCAAACTTCTCATCTCCATCGCCATTTTCGGCGCCTTTGTTGTCTTCGTGGAACTGGCCTACGGCTGGTCACGGGTGCTGGCTCCCTGGGTGGAACTCTCCTGGGGCCTGGTCATCGTGGCTGCCCTGCTGACCGGAGTGACCTACGCCCTGCGCACCCTGCGCCTGTACGACTATTATCGGCCGGTGATGACGGGCCGCTTCGGTGCCTGCCTGCGCCTCACCCTCACCCACAATCTGCTGAATAACCTGCTGCCCATGCGCACCGGGGAGTTGAGCTTCCCGCTGCTCATGGCGCGTTATTTCCAGGTGCCACCGCTGAACTCGGTGCCGGTGCTGCTGTGGTTCCGTTTGATGGACCTTCACACCCTGGGGTTTTTTGCCCTGCTGGCCCTGGGCAGTCATGCCCTGGGGGTGGGGCCGGCGCTGGCGCTGTCGCTCATGTGGCTGGCCACCCTGCCGCTCATCCGCCGCATGGCACCTTTCCTGATGGCCCGGATCGAACCCTGGGAGGACCATCGTCTGGCATCCCTGATGCTCCGGGCCTTGCAGGCCCTGCCCGAGTCGCCCCGGGCCTTCTGGCGGGCCTGGGGCTGGACCATGGGCAACTGGGTCGTCAAACTTGCCGTCTTTGTCTGGGTGCTGGCCCTGTTCCTGGAGGCCCCCGCCGCTGCCCTGTGGCTGGCGGTGATCGCCGGCGACCTCACCAGTGTGCTGCCGGTGCACGGTGTGGCCGGGGCCGGTACCTATGAGGCCGGTGTCATGGCGGCCCTGCTGCCCTTCGGTGTACCCGCCCAGGATGCCCTGGCGGCTGCCATCAACCTGCATTTGTTCCTGCTGGGATCAACCCTTGTCGCCGGTGCCCTGGTGCCCTGGCTCCCGGCGACCCGAGGAGAAACCTGA
- a CDS encoding glycosyltransferase family 2 protein has product MYVTEEGLSLSLVVPMYNEEDNVVPLVERIHEALAGQPIPWEVVLVDDGSADATPDRMLEQRKRHGRHVRVVCLQRNFGQTAAMQAGIDHARGSIIATLDGDLQNDPSDIPAMVRRLLEEDLDMVAGWRKDRHDDLWKRKIPSRIANKLIRWTTKVNLHDYGCSLKVFRADVLKGVRLYGEMHRFIPAWFATQTSPRRIREHVVTHHARAHGDSKYGISRTFRVILDLLSVYFFMRYKARPGHFFGSIGLVFGGLGSVILGYLFLVKVLLNESIGTRPLLFVGVMCVLVSVQLLTTGVLSELMARTYFESGRIRSYVVRAGGYERAEQADWHRAG; this is encoded by the coding sequence ATGTATGTGACCGAGGAGGGGTTGTCCCTGTCCCTGGTGGTGCCCATGTACAACGAGGAGGACAATGTGGTCCCCCTGGTGGAGCGCATCCACGAGGCCCTGGCGGGGCAGCCCATCCCCTGGGAGGTGGTGCTGGTGGATGACGGCAGCGCGGATGCCACGCCCGACCGCATGCTGGAGCAACGCAAGCGCCATGGCCGGCATGTGCGGGTGGTGTGCCTGCAGCGCAATTTTGGTCAGACCGCCGCCATGCAGGCGGGTATCGACCATGCCCGGGGCAGTATCATCGCCACTCTGGACGGGGATCTGCAAAATGACCCCAGCGACATTCCCGCCATGGTGCGACGCCTGCTGGAGGAGGACCTGGACATGGTGGCCGGGTGGCGCAAGGATCGTCATGATGACCTGTGGAAACGCAAGATCCCCTCGCGCATCGCCAACAAGCTCATACGCTGGACCACCAAGGTGAACCTGCACGACTACGGTTGCAGCCTCAAGGTGTTCCGGGCCGATGTCCTCAAGGGAGTGCGGCTCTATGGGGAGATGCACCGTTTCATCCCCGCCTGGTTCGCCACCCAGACGTCGCCCCGGCGCATCCGCGAGCATGTGGTCACCCACCATGCCCGGGCTCATGGGGACTCCAAGTACGGTATTTCCCGCACCTTCCGGGTGATCCTGGATCTGCTGTCGGTGTATTTCTTCATGCGCTACAAGGCGCGGCCCGGGCATTTCTTCGGCTCCATCGGCCTGGTCTTCGGGGGGCTGGGCTCGGTGATCCTGGGCTATCTGTTCCTGGTGAAGGTGTTGCTGAACGAGAGCATCGGCACGCGCCCGCTGTTGTTCGTGGGGGTGATGTGCGTGCTGGTGTCGGTGCAGCTGCTGACCACCGGCGTGCTCAGCGAACTCATGGCCCGCACCTATTTCGAATCCGGTCGCATCCGCTCCTATGTGGTTCGCGCTGGCGGCTATGAGCGTGCCGAGCAGGCCGACTGGCATCGTGCCGGTTGA
- a CDS encoding tetrathionate reductase family octaheme c-type cytochrome, whose amino-acid sequence MSRPLVCSFLLGIMLTLLMAPVVAQEPDRSPAVATLDAPTLLLESTADHRKFEQLSGPFESGPDVTRACLECHTEAALQVHRSIHWTWEYDQPETGQKLGKRFALNNLCLGIAGSEERCSSCHTGYDFDGPDFDFTAEEKVDCLVCHDTTGTYVKFPTGGGHPPAEDTVFRGTLFKAPDLAEVAQNVGKTSRETCGSCHFEGGGGDAVKHGDLDSTLLSPAHSVDVHMSPDGLDFSCSTCHEFSGHIQEGSRYHVTAKAEGGISVPGRESERPSCESCHGSEPHDTRIHDKLNQHVERIACQTCHVPELARGGMPTKTFWDWSTAGERDEDGRPVVRKDEEGNVVYDGMKGDFRWDEDYPPIYRWFDGNMRYTLLGDRIDPSQPVEVNFPEGGPDDPRARIWPFKVMEGRQPYDTQFETLLLAHLFGRDENAFWRGYDWDKAIISGMAEARRAGQTDATFSGSFDFVDTRMYWPVNHMVAPKEQALSCESCHSTDGRLADLPGPYIPGRDRHPWIEPIGWAAVTLTLLGVLGHGGVRYWLYRRRYH is encoded by the coding sequence GTGTCAAGACCCCTTGTCTGCTCTTTCCTGCTCGGAATCATGCTGACCCTGTTGATGGCACCTGTCGTGGCACAGGAGCCGGACCGGTCGCCGGCGGTAGCCACCCTGGATGCTCCCACCCTGCTGCTGGAGAGCACTGCGGATCACCGCAAGTTCGAACAGCTCAGTGGCCCGTTCGAGTCGGGTCCCGATGTCACCCGGGCCTGCCTGGAGTGCCATACCGAGGCGGCCCTTCAGGTCCATCGCAGCATCCACTGGACCTGGGAGTATGATCAGCCGGAAACCGGCCAGAAGCTGGGCAAGCGCTTTGCCCTCAATAACCTGTGCCTGGGGATTGCGGGCAGCGAGGAGCGTTGCAGCTCCTGTCATACGGGTTACGACTTCGACGGTCCTGATTTTGATTTCACCGCCGAGGAAAAGGTCGACTGCCTGGTATGCCACGACACCACTGGCACCTATGTGAAGTTCCCCACCGGCGGCGGCCATCCGCCCGCCGAGGACACCGTGTTCCGTGGCACCCTGTTCAAGGCCCCCGACCTGGCCGAGGTGGCCCAGAACGTGGGCAAGACCAGCCGCGAGACCTGCGGTTCCTGTCACTTCGAGGGGGGCGGCGGCGATGCGGTCAAGCATGGCGATCTGGACAGCACGCTGTTGTCTCCCGCCCATTCCGTTGACGTGCACATGTCACCGGACGGGCTGGATTTCAGTTGCTCCACCTGCCATGAATTCAGCGGACATATCCAGGAAGGCAGTCGCTACCATGTGACCGCCAAGGCCGAGGGCGGCATCAGCGTGCCCGGGCGCGAGAGCGAACGGCCATCCTGCGAGTCCTGCCATGGCAGCGAACCCCATGACACCCGCATCCACGACAAGCTCAACCAGCACGTGGAGCGCATCGCCTGCCAGACCTGTCATGTGCCGGAACTGGCCCGGGGCGGCATGCCCACGAAGACCTTCTGGGACTGGTCCACCGCCGGCGAGCGTGACGAGGATGGGCGCCCCGTCGTGCGCAAGGATGAGGAAGGCAATGTGGTCTATGACGGCATGAAGGGAGACTTTCGCTGGGACGAGGACTACCCCCCCATCTATCGCTGGTTCGACGGCAACATGCGCTACACCCTGCTGGGTGATCGCATCGACCCCAGTCAGCCGGTGGAAGTGAACTTCCCTGAAGGCGGTCCCGATGACCCGCGCGCCCGCATCTGGCCCTTCAAGGTCATGGAGGGGCGCCAGCCCTATGACACGCAGTTCGAGACCCTGCTACTGGCCCACCTGTTTGGCCGGGACGAGAATGCCTTCTGGCGGGGTTACGACTGGGACAAGGCCATCATCTCGGGCATGGCCGAGGCCCGGCGCGCCGGTCAGACTGATGCCACCTTCAGTGGCAGCTTCGATTTCGTGGACACCCGCATGTACTGGCCGGTGAATCACATGGTGGCGCCCAAGGAGCAGGCCCTGAGCTGTGAGTCCTGTCATAGCACGGACGGGCGCCTGGCGGATCTGCCCGGGCCTTACATTCCAGGGCGGGATCGTCATCCCTGGATCGAACCCATCGGCTGGGCGGCCGTGACCCTCACCCTGCTGGGTGTGCTGGGCCATGGGGGAGTCCGTTACTGGCTCTATCGCCGCCGCTACCACTGA
- a CDS encoding cytochrome b/b6 domain-containing protein: MSSVRIFTLYERFWHWSQAVLIFGLLLTGLELHGSHGLLGYNTAFSTHIILAWGLIVLWAFTIFWHVVTGEWRQYVPTHRGMLAVMMYYAYGIFSGEAKPYTQTPSSKHNPLQRMAYFSFKVAIAPALWISGLLLLFYAAWRGTALEGLVSFATVAYVHVAATFALLVFILGHVYMAGTTGDPWYAYLKSMFTGKKEGRSDSH, from the coding sequence ATGAGTTCAGTTCGTATCTTCACCCTGTATGAGCGCTTCTGGCACTGGAGCCAGGCGGTGCTGATCTTCGGCCTGCTGCTGACCGGTCTGGAGCTTCATGGCAGCCATGGGCTGCTGGGATACAACACGGCCTTCTCCACCCATATCATCCTGGCCTGGGGGCTGATCGTGCTGTGGGCCTTCACCATCTTCTGGCATGTGGTCACCGGCGAGTGGCGTCAGTACGTGCCCACGCATCGGGGCATGCTGGCGGTGATGATGTACTACGCCTACGGCATCTTTTCGGGGGAGGCCAAGCCCTATACCCAGACGCCCTCGTCCAAGCATAACCCCTTGCAGCGCATGGCCTATTTCAGCTTCAAGGTGGCCATCGCCCCAGCGCTGTGGATTTCCGGGCTGCTGCTGCTGTTCTACGCTGCCTGGCGGGGTACGGCCCTGGAGGGCCTGGTCAGCTTTGCCACCGTGGCCTATGTGCACGTGGCGGCCACCTTCGCGCTGCTGGTCTTCATTCTCGGTCACGTGTACATGGCCGGCACCACGGGTGATCCCTGGTACGCTTATCTGAAATCCATGTTCACCGGGAAGAAGGAAGGGCGGTCGGACAGCCACTGA
- a CDS encoding cold-shock protein, with protein sequence MLTGTVKWFNESKGFGFITPDDGGKDVFVHFSSIEGGGFRTLAEGQKVSFETQTTPKGMAAANVQPA encoded by the coding sequence GTGCTGACTGGTACCGTGAAGTGGTTTAACGAAAGCAAGGGTTTTGGGTTCATCACCCCCGATGATGGCGGCAAGGATGTCTTTGTACATTTCTCGTCCATCGAAGGCGGTGGTTTCCGTACGCTGGCCGAAGGTCAGAAGGTCTCCTTCGAGACCCAGACCACGCCCAAGGGCATGGCTGCAGCGAACGTCCAGCCCGCCTGA
- a CDS encoding tRNA(Met) cytidine acetyltransferase TmcA — MSSPQVSRHDPAHRSPRSSAEVRTTPADSPEHRRLVWLAGPVEPMQALARDWCGALSETTRMAWVGPASASPAPCPHLPPAQADTLLGRTLDALILDATAGLHPDALGAATGAVRGGGVVLLILPRLQARASRFGQWCLRVLGEAGLVPLNPSGESLTARDLPVPLSLSVGMPRAPDADDCLTRDQRQAVQALERLAHGRAGRPLVLTADRGRGKSAALGIAAARLLTARRDLAVADAPYRILVTAPRLASVTPVFTHARDVLEGKSPGAGHDRGSRLEVPGAVLEYGSPGEACDIPADLLLVDEAAGIPVHWLVRLLEGHQRVAFATTIHGYEGAGQGFATRFQEILRRRAPQTRFLHLTQPIRWAADDPVEALMDRLLMLSARPAEVGHEARPNPGEVVAQVLSPSLWLEDEPLLEQVFGLLVLAHYRTRPSDLQRLLDDSGLQVLAWRHQGQVVAVALLAREGGLDDELTQAVARGQRRPQGHFLPVGMILHGGAPPASGRLDYERVVRIAVHPRLQRQGLGTALLRQVVDHARQGGADLVGAGFGATPELLDFWRGEGFEVTRIGVKPEVSSGGWGATVLRPLTQAGQEVMKPARSHFVRGLPQLLAGPLRFMDADLALALGAGSGAPPPGPTDIPALEAFALWQRPFEACLPELGALIRWGLADPTRLAGLPRAQRHALVMCLLQQRSWEATARALGVSGRKSVIRCLREAVEGVAKRFWAA; from the coding sequence ATGTCCTCACCCCAGGTTTCCCGGCACGACCCGGCCCATCGGTCACCGCGTTCCAGCGCTGAAGTCCGGACCACACCGGCTGATTCCCCGGAGCACCGTCGCCTTGTCTGGCTGGCCGGCCCGGTCGAGCCCATGCAGGCGCTGGCACGGGACTGGTGTGGCGCTTTGTCCGAAACCACGCGGATGGCCTGGGTGGGACCCGCATCGGCCTCTCCGGCCCCGTGCCCACACCTGCCCCCGGCCCAGGCCGATACCTTGCTGGGCCGGACGCTGGATGCCCTGATTCTGGACGCTACCGCCGGCTTGCATCCCGACGCCCTGGGGGCTGCCACGGGGGCAGTGCGCGGGGGGGGGGTGGTCCTGTTGATCCTGCCCCGACTCCAGGCAAGGGCCTCCCGTTTCGGGCAGTGGTGTCTGCGTGTTCTGGGGGAGGCGGGGCTGGTGCCGCTGAATCCGTCAGGGGAGAGCCTGACGGCCCGGGATCTGCCTGTGCCTTTGTCCCTGTCGGTGGGCATGCCCCGGGCGCCCGATGCGGATGACTGCCTCACAAGGGATCAGCGTCAGGCTGTTCAGGCCCTGGAGCGCCTGGCCCATGGACGGGCCGGACGCCCGCTGGTGCTCACCGCCGACCGGGGGCGGGGCAAATCCGCGGCCCTGGGCATCGCTGCCGCCCGTCTCCTGACGGCCCGCCGAGACCTGGCGGTGGCTGATGCCCCTTACCGCATCCTGGTCACCGCGCCTCGTCTCGCTTCGGTGACGCCGGTGTTCACTCATGCTCGGGATGTTCTGGAGGGCAAAAGCCCCGGCGCGGGGCATGATCGGGGCTCCAGGCTGGAGGTCCCTGGTGCCGTTCTGGAATATGGTTCCCCTGGCGAGGCCTGTGACATCCCGGCGGACCTGTTGCTGGTGGATGAGGCCGCCGGGATCCCCGTCCACTGGCTGGTCCGCCTGCTGGAGGGGCATCAGCGGGTCGCCTTTGCCACCACCATTCATGGCTATGAGGGGGCCGGGCAGGGGTTTGCGACCCGGTTCCAGGAGATTCTCCGACGCCGTGCCCCGCAGACCCGTTTTCTGCACCTGACCCAGCCCATCCGCTGGGCGGCGGATGATCCGGTGGAGGCCCTCATGGATCGTTTGTTGATGCTCAGCGCTCGGCCGGCCGAGGTGGGGCATGAGGCCCGGCCAAACCCCGGGGAGGTCGTGGCCCAGGTGCTGTCACCTTCTCTGTGGCTGGAGGACGAACCCCTGCTGGAACAGGTCTTTGGTCTGCTGGTGCTGGCCCATTACCGCACCCGCCCCTCGGATCTCCAGCGCCTGCTGGATGACTCCGGCCTCCAGGTGCTGGCCTGGCGCCATCAGGGGCAGGTGGTGGCCGTGGCGCTGCTGGCGCGTGAAGGGGGGCTGGATGACGAGCTGACCCAGGCTGTGGCCCGGGGCCAGCGCCGGCCCCAGGGGCATTTTCTGCCGGTGGGGATGATTCTCCATGGTGGAGCCCCGCCGGCCTCGGGCCGTCTTGATTATGAGCGGGTGGTGCGGATTGCCGTGCATCCCCGGTTGCAACGACAGGGCCTGGGCACGGCCCTGTTGAGGCAGGTGGTGGATCATGCGCGCCAGGGTGGCGCCGATCTGGTGGGGGCGGGCTTTGGGGCCACGCCGGAACTCCTGGATTTCTGGCGTGGCGAGGGGTTCGAAGTCACCCGCATCGGCGTCAAGCCGGAGGTGAGCAGTGGTGGCTGGGGCGCCACGGTGCTGCGCCCACTCACCCAGGCCGGGCAAGAGGTCATGAAACCGGCGCGCAGCCATTTCGTTCGCGGTCTGCCGCAACTGCTGGCCGGCCCCCTGCGTTTCATGGATGCGGACCTGGCGCTGGCACTGGGCGCCGGTTCGGGTGCTCCGCCGCCCGGTCCGACGGACATTCCGGCCCTGGAGGCCTTTGCCCTCTGGCAGCGCCCCTTCGAAGCCTGCCTTCCCGAACTGGGTGCCCTGATCCGCTGGGGCCTGGCCGATCCGACGCGCCTGGCCGGGTTGCCCAGGGCCCAGCGTCACGCACTGGTGATGTGCCTGCTGCAACAGCGCTCCTGGGAGGCGACGGCCCGCGCGCTGGGGGTGTCGGGGCGCAAATCGGTGATCCGATGTCTGCGCGAGGCGGTGGAAGGGGTTGCCAAGCGGTTTTGGGCCGCTTAA
- the ilvG gene encoding acetolactate synthase 2 catalytic subunit — protein sequence MPPSQAATADGAQAPDQDPCNGADAVIQILRRHGVDTAFGYPGGAIMPLYDALARQPGALKHILTRHEQAAGFAANGFARSSGRLGVCIATSGPGATNLITAIADAHMDSVPLLVITGQVPTGLMGTDAFQETDVLGLTLPITKHSYLVRRVEDLPGILEEAIWLAQEGRPGPVWVDIPKDVQLAPLPGALWATAEAAVTHDAPALDEQGLARARALLAEADQPVIYAGGGVVLAEAVEAFRGFVEATGAPVVTTLKGLGLLTADHPLNMGMLGMHGAPCANRAVQACDLLVVVGARFDDRATGRLADFAPHARVIHLDVDAAEVSKLRPPQVSLLGDLNRLLPALATPSSTEAWRDHCAELRRVGDFRLPPEKGDTFPALRFLRRLSEQADAQTHIACDVGQHQMWVAQFYGFSHPRRHLTSGGLGAMGFGLPAAIGAQMAHPSAQVINISGDGSFMMNVQELATLRRYNLPVKMVIFDNQYLGMVRQQQELFYEGRLAEVDLSDNPDFVQVAQAFGIPALRIEGVDSVDAAIEACLETQGPLLLHIPVAREQNVWPIVGPGMSNDQMIEEEVA from the coding sequence ATGCCGCCCAGCCAAGCCGCCACCGCCGACGGGGCTCAAGCCCCGGATCAAGACCCTTGCAACGGTGCCGATGCCGTTATCCAGATCCTGCGGCGTCATGGTGTCGACACCGCATTCGGTTATCCGGGTGGGGCCATCATGCCCCTTTACGATGCACTGGCCCGACAACCCGGCGCCTTGAAGCACATCCTCACCCGCCACGAACAGGCCGCTGGCTTCGCCGCCAATGGCTTTGCCCGATCCTCCGGGCGCCTGGGGGTGTGCATCGCCACGTCGGGCCCTGGCGCCACCAACCTCATCACCGCCATTGCCGACGCCCACATGGACTCGGTGCCCCTGCTGGTGATCACCGGCCAGGTCCCCACCGGACTCATGGGCACCGATGCCTTCCAGGAGACCGATGTCCTGGGTCTGACACTCCCCATCACCAAGCACAGCTACCTGGTCCGCCGAGTGGAGGATCTGCCCGGCATCCTGGAAGAGGCCATCTGGCTGGCCCAGGAGGGGCGTCCCGGCCCCGTCTGGGTGGACATTCCCAAGGATGTGCAACTGGCCCCCTTGCCTGGGGCGTTGTGGGCAACCGCGGAGGCGGCCGTTACCCATGACGCTCCAGCCCTTGATGAGCAGGGATTGGCCCGGGCCCGCGCGCTGCTGGCCGAAGCGGATCAGCCCGTCATCTATGCCGGCGGCGGCGTGGTGCTGGCCGAGGCAGTGGAGGCCTTTCGCGGCTTTGTCGAGGCCACCGGGGCTCCGGTGGTCACCACCCTCAAGGGGCTGGGCCTGCTGACGGCGGATCATCCCCTGAACATGGGCATGCTGGGCATGCACGGGGCGCCCTGTGCCAACCGGGCGGTGCAGGCCTGTGATCTGCTGGTGGTGGTGGGGGCGCGCTTCGATGACCGGGCCACCGGGCGGCTGGCGGATTTTGCCCCCCATGCCCGGGTGATCCATCTGGACGTGGATGCCGCCGAGGTCTCCAAGCTGCGCCCACCCCAGGTGTCGCTGCTGGGGGATCTGAATCGCCTGCTGCCAGCCCTGGCCACGCCTTCGTCCACCGAGGCCTGGCGGGACCATTGCGCCGAGCTGCGCCGGGTGGGGGATTTTCGCCTGCCGCCGGAAAAGGGCGATACCTTCCCGGCACTGCGCTTTCTCAGGCGCCTCTCCGAGCAGGCCGATGCCCAGACCCATATCGCCTGTGACGTGGGCCAGCACCAGATGTGGGTGGCCCAGTTCTATGGTTTTTCGCACCCGCGTCGACACCTCACCAGTGGCGGCCTGGGGGCCATGGGGTTTGGCCTGCCAGCGGCCATTGGCGCCCAGATGGCGCACCCCAGCGCCCAGGTGATCAATATCAGTGGCGATGGCTCCTTCATGATGAACGTGCAGGAGCTGGCCACCCTGCGCCGTTACAACCTGCCGGTGAAGATGGTGATCTTTGATAACCAGTACCTGGGCATGGTGCGCCAGCAGCAGGAGCTCTTCTATGAGGGGCGCCTGGCGGAGGTGGATCTGTCGGATAACCCGGACTTTGTCCAGGTGGCCCAGGCCTTCGGTATCCCGGCGCTGCGCATCGAGGGCGTGGATTCGGTGGATGCCGCCATCGAGGCCTGCCTGGAGACCCAGGGGCCGCTGCTCCTGCATATCCCGGTGGCCCGTGAACAGAATGTCTGGCCCATTGTCGGGCCGGGCATGTCCAATGACCAGATGATCGAGGAGGAAGTCGCATGA
- a CDS encoding ACT domain-containing protein: MNPQFQLLARPADGSLERILRTVRSRGFEVRDMHVRLDDDGHRYHVRLKVSGSRDPAMLARQLEKLCDVEHLAALHAAGAADEPANAPRMAAG, from the coding sequence ATGAACCCGCAATTCCAGTTACTGGCCCGCCCGGCCGATGGCAGTCTTGAGCGTATCCTGCGCACGGTGCGCTCCCGGGGTTTCGAGGTGCGGGACATGCACGTGCGTCTGGATGACGATGGCCACCGCTATCATGTGCGGCTCAAGGTGTCCGGCAGCCGCGACCCGGCCATGCTGGCCCGGCAGCTGGAGAAGCTGTGTGATGTGGAGCACCTGGCGGCGCTGCATGCGGCCGGGGCCGCGGATGAACCCGCCAACGCCCCCCGAATGGCCGCCGGCTAG